A genomic window from Micromonospora sp. WMMA1947 includes:
- a CDS encoding FAD-binding oxidoreductase, with translation MGEPRVLVVGAGISGVLLARRLRDAGADALLIGPHDGAPHGRPADATAASGGLVRAFEPDPAARALAAASLAELLADSSLATAAGWRRTGSLYLLDAASAAGVDGAETLTGDEVARRFGFAGLPDGTVGIWEDRAGYLEPDRLRRTVLRGLGRTEPTPVARLGDGVVELVDGRRLTGDLVVVAAGAWTPRLLRAAGMPATLRTKHIQYARYATRRDDLPCFVDESSGLYGRPAGPGRVLLGLPSDRWDVDPPAPEPDAALAARVPTVAARRLPGLDPRPAGSPVSAADCYSEPAGLALRHVTGAVHTFTGGSGGAAKTVLAASRLAATALLNTRTAIPVPHGQTEADS, from the coding sequence ATGGGTGAGCCGCGCGTGCTCGTCGTCGGCGCGGGCATCAGCGGCGTCCTGCTCGCCCGGCGGCTGCGGGACGCGGGCGCCGACGCGCTCCTGATCGGTCCGCACGACGGCGCTCCGCACGGGCGGCCCGCCGACGCGACGGCCGCCTCCGGCGGGCTGGTGCGGGCCTTCGAGCCCGACCCGGCCGCCCGGGCCCTCGCCGCCGCGAGCCTCGCCGAACTGCTGGCCGACTCGTCCCTCGCGACCGCCGCCGGGTGGCGGCGGACCGGCTCGCTCTACCTCCTCGACGCCGCGTCGGCGGCCGGCGTGGACGGCGCCGAGACGCTGACCGGGGACGAGGTCGCCCGCCGGTTCGGTTTCGCCGGGCTCCCGGACGGCACGGTGGGGATCTGGGAGGACCGGGCCGGCTACCTGGAGCCGGATCGGCTGCGCCGGACCGTCCTGCGTGGCCTGGGCCGGACCGAGCCGACACCGGTGGCCCGCCTCGGCGACGGGGTGGTCGAGCTGGTCGACGGCCGCCGGCTCACCGGCGACCTCGTCGTCGTGGCCGCCGGGGCCTGGACCCCGCGCCTGCTGCGCGCCGCCGGGATGCCGGCCACGCTGCGGACCAAGCACATCCAGTACGCCCGCTACGCCACCAGGCGCGACGACCTGCCGTGCTTCGTGGACGAGTCGAGCGGCCTCTACGGCCGGCCGGCCGGTCCGGGGCGCGTCCTGCTCGGGCTGCCCAGCGACAGGTGGGACGTCGACCCGCCGGCCCCGGAACCGGACGCCGCACTGGCGGCAAGGGTCCCGACCGTGGCGGCGCGGCGGCTGCCCGGGCTCGACCCGCGGCCGGCCGGGTCGCCGGTGAGCGCCGCCGACTGCTACAGCGAACCCGCCGGCCTAGCGCTGCGCCACGTGACCGGTGCCGTGCACACCTTCACCGGCGGCAGCGGCGGCGCCGCCAAGACGGTCCTGGCCGCCAGCCGGCTCGCCGCCACCGCCCTGCTGAACACCCGAACCGCGATCCCTGTCCCCCACGGCCAGACAGAGGCAGACTCATGA